A region of Sulfurimonas sp. DNA encodes the following proteins:
- a CDS encoding MFS transporter, giving the protein MKEIKILMLVNVLCVSAMMAFLAVVGPIIRALNMQEWHAGLTVSVGGILWVLLSRYWGKKSDIVGRKPILLIGVAGVAISYLIMAIFIDFAVVTPPLVIISLVVLVLTRGAIGAFFSAITPVSNALIADHIEESKRTAYISKLAASSGIAMVFAPSIGGALASYGLSVPLYTFAVLPLLGAVILYFYLPSEKVVVKKDMPVPKLFDIRLRLPMITAFITMFGVVTAQVCLGFFVIDKLNVDLIEGAKITGFVLSCIGVAFIVAQIIISKVDINPYNLLKFGSLVGLLGYIIVVMMTSQLILTIGFSITAFGMGMLFPAFQALAVNLVTKHEQGASSGTVSAAQGMGIVVAPIVSTAVYQINPIAPFILTALAFGLLFIISFQHIKKLNA; this is encoded by the coding sequence ATGAAAGAAATAAAAATTTTAATGCTTGTAAATGTCTTGTGCGTATCAGCAATGATGGCATTTTTAGCAGTAGTTGGCCCAATAATCAGAGCTTTAAATATGCAAGAGTGGCATGCAGGACTGACTGTATCAGTAGGTGGTATTTTATGGGTTTTACTCTCAAGATATTGGGGTAAAAAAAGTGATATAGTTGGTAGAAAACCTATATTACTTATTGGTGTTGCAGGTGTTGCTATATCGTATCTGATAATGGCGATTTTTATTGATTTTGCTGTTGTCACTCCACCTCTTGTAATAATATCTTTAGTAGTGTTAGTATTAACGCGTGGTGCAATAGGTGCTTTTTTCTCAGCGATTACCCCAGTATCAAATGCACTTATTGCAGATCATATTGAAGAATCAAAACGAACTGCTTATATATCAAAACTAGCAGCATCAAGTGGTATCGCTATGGTTTTTGCTCCTAGTATTGGTGGTGCCTTGGCTTCTTATGGTTTGTCAGTTCCATTATACACCTTTGCTGTTTTACCACTTTTAGGTGCTGTTATACTGTACTTTTATCTACCTAGTGAAAAAGTTGTAGTAAAAAAAGACATGCCAGTACCAAAACTTTTTGATATAAGATTAAGACTTCCTATGATTACTGCATTTATTACGATGTTTGGAGTTGTTACAGCTCAAGTTTGTTTAGGATTTTTTGTAATAGATAAGCTTAATGTAGATTTAATTGAAGGTGCAAAGATCACAGGATTTGTACTTTCTTGTATAGGTGTAGCATTTATAGTAGCACAAATTATCATCTCAAAAGTTGATATAAATCCATACAATTTATTGAAGTTTGGTTCACTTGTAGGTTTGCTAGGATATATTATAGTAGTTATGATGACTTCTCAACTAATCTTAACTATTGGTTTTAGTATCACTGCCTTTGGTATGGGTATGCTTTTTCCTGCTTTTCAAGCCTTGGCTGTAAATCTTGTAACCAAACACGAGCAAGGAGCATCATCTGGAACAGTATCAGCAGCACAAGGTATGGGTATTGTTGTAGCTCCTATAGTAAGTACTGCAGTTTATCAGATAAATCCTATTGCGCCATTTATATTGACAGCTTTAGCGTTTGGACTTTTATTTATAATATCATTTCAACATATAAAGAAGCTAAATGCTTGA
- a CDS encoding manganese efflux pump MntP family protein, which produces MLEVLILALALSMDAFAVSIGLGVKNKKDIKVLALKAGIFFGIFQAIMPLIGYLGGVGLKEYIGEYDSIIAFVLLMIIGLKMIYEAFGKNTEDTLTIISNKVLLTLAIATSIDAMAAGFTLHLFNLNPIISLILIGITTFIFSILGVYIGSKGGGKYESKAEIFGGIILILIGFKILIF; this is translated from the coding sequence ATGCTTGAGGTTTTAATCTTAGCCCTAGCCCTTAGCATGGATGCTTTTGCAGTATCCATAGGACTAGGTGTTAAAAATAAAAAAGATATAAAAGTACTGGCTTTAAAAGCTGGTATATTTTTTGGTATATTTCAAGCTATTATGCCACTTATCGGTTATCTAGGTGGGGTGGGATTAAAAGAGTATATTGGTGAATATGATTCTATTATTGCTTTTGTATTATTAATGATTATTGGACTTAAGATGATATATGAAGCCTTTGGTAAAAATACAGAAGATACACTCACAATCATCTCAAATAAAGTTTTATTAACTCTAGCAATAGCCACAAGTATAGATGCGATGGCTGCTGGATTTACACTACATTTATTTAATCTAAATCCAATCATTAGTTTAATACTCATTGGAATAACTACTTTTATTTTTAGTATCTTAGGTGTTTATATAGGTTCTAAAGGTGGAGGAAAATATGAAAGTAAAGCCGAGATTTTTGGTGGTATTATACTGATACTTATTGGTTTTAAAATTTTGATTTTTTAG
- a CDS encoding DUF3147 family protein — protein sequence MGYYILKILISAILIVIISEVSKRNSLFAGIVASLPLVSILAMIWLYIDTKDVAKVSELSSSIFWFVIPSLALFISLPIFLKYGFSFYSSLFFSSFITIGCYYLMILVLDYFRINM from the coding sequence ATGGGTTATTATATATTAAAAATATTAATAAGTGCTATTTTAATAGTGATTATTTCAGAAGTATCAAAAAGAAATTCACTATTTGCAGGGATAGTAGCATCTTTACCTCTTGTATCTATTTTGGCTATGATTTGGCTTTATATAGATACTAAAGATGTAGCAAAAGTAAGTGAACTCTCATCTTCAATTTTTTGGTTTGTGATACCATCTTTAGCATTATTTATATCTTTACCAATATTTTTAAAATATGGTTTTAGTTTTTATAGTAGCTTGTTTTTTTCTTCTTTTATTACTATTGGTTGTTATTATTTGATGATTTTAGTTTTGGATTACTTTAGGATAAATATGTAA
- a CDS encoding adenylyltransferase/cytidyltransferase family protein, whose protein sequence is MTVYTVGTFDLLHIGHLDLLEYCKTLGDKFVVGVASDEVVASYKINVPVIPLEQRMRMLKALKCVDDVVSYDKLEYVTNCKEVDADIFVVGEDWGDKAHNIAVEKYLKSKGKKIVQVSYNPQTSSSKIKQNVIAQSHKGKYMAHTIV, encoded by the coding sequence ATGACTGTATATACAGTAGGCACTTTTGACTTGTTACATATTGGTCATTTAGACCTCTTAGAATATTGTAAAACATTGGGAGATAAATTTGTTGTTGGGGTAGCTTCTGATGAAGTAGTAGCTTCATATAAAATAAATGTACCTGTTATTCCTTTAGAGCAACGAATGAGAATGCTTAAGGCTTTAAAATGTGTAGATGATGTTGTATCTTATGATAAACTTGAGTATGTAACTAATTGTAAAGAGGTAGATGCTGATATTTTTGTAGTTGGAGAGGATTGGGGAGATAAAGCTCATAATATTGCAGTAGAAAAATACTTAAAATCAAAAGGGAAAAAGATTGTTCAAGTTAGCTATAATCCACAAACTTCATCTTCAAAGATAAAACAAAATGTCATCGCTCAATCCCATAAAGGTAAATATATGGCACATACTATTGTATAA
- a CDS encoding CDP-alcohol phosphatidyltransferase family protein has product MSAENHTHKELQQPTILSYVKDIPNLLSLLGLACTVLAIYFSITGIYGAAMIGMVWAVAFDWADGLVARRLKGRTATDAKFGGQLDVVIDIVSYGVTPAILLLSYGKFEPIFLVGAFIMMTAAAIRLSYFSTYGLAGGTKYTGLALDNNSLILVSVFLLEGFVSNETFTIILYMSGVGLAILNVSEIKTPKLSGNPRNVWLLAIYTLGITAIYSLNLLS; this is encoded by the coding sequence ATGTCAGCAGAAAATCACACACATAAAGAATTGCAACAACCCACTATTTTATCTTATGTAAAAGATATACCAAATCTTTTATCACTTTTAGGATTAGCCTGTACGGTATTAGCTATCTATTTCAGTATCACTGGTATTTATGGGGCAGCAATGATTGGTATGGTTTGGGCAGTTGCTTTTGATTGGGCTGATGGCTTAGTCGCAAGAAGATTAAAAGGAAGAACAGCTACAGATGCAAAATTCGGAGGGCAACTTGATGTTGTTATAGATATTGTAAGTTATGGAGTTACCCCTGCTATTTTACTTTTAAGTTATGGAAAATTCGAGCCAATATTTTTAGTTGGAGCATTTATAATGATGACTGCCGCAGCAATAAGGTTAAGTTATTTTAGTACATACGGCTTGGCTGGAGGAACAAAATATACTGGACTTGCTCTTGATAACAATAGTTTGATTTTAGTCTCTGTATTTTTACTAGAGGGCTTTGTGAGCAATGAGACTTTTACAATTATTTTATATATGAGCGGAGTTGGACTTGCAATACTGAATGTATCAGAGATTAAAACACCAAAACTTTCAGGAAATCCTAGAAATGTTTGGCTTTTAGCTATATATACTTTAGGAATAACAGCTATTTATAGTTTAAATCTTTTAAGTTAA
- a CDS encoding PepSY domain-containing protein, protein MKYLPLLLAPIFAFASQAMTPMEHSSIHGYNKNPNLKIKTEQKKKKLSNIKDKEARKIVKKATTQEVEKIQLIHLGDFLIYKATTKDYKVQVNAIDGTIMKKESK, encoded by the coding sequence ATGAAATATTTACCATTACTACTAGCTCCAATCTTTGCGTTTGCTTCTCAAGCTATGACACCAATGGAGCATAGCTCTATTCACGGATACAACAAAAACCCAAATCTTAAAATAAAAACTGAGCAAAAAAAGAAGAAGCTTAGCAATATCAAAGATAAAGAAGCTCGTAAAATAGTTAAGAAGGCAACTACTCAAGAGGTAGAAAAAATTCAACTTATACACTTAGGTGACTTTCTTATTTATAAGGCTACAACTAAAGATTACAAGGTTCAAGTAAATGCCATAGACGGCACTATAATGAAAAAAGAGTCCAAATAA